The following coding sequences are from one Saccharomyces cerevisiae S288C chromosome X, complete sequence window:
- the ARP4 gene encoding Arp4p (Nuclear actin-related protein involved in chromatin remodeling; component of chromatin-remodeling enzyme complexes) — translation MSNAALQVYGGDEVSAVVIDPGSYTTNIGYSGSDFPQSILPSVYGKYTADEGNKKIFSEQSIGIPRKDYELKPIIENGLVIDWDTAQEQWQWALQNELYLNSNSGIPALLTEPVWNSTENRKKSLEVLLEGMQFEACYLAPTSTCVSFAAGRPNCLVVDIGHDTCSVSPIVDGMTLSKSTRRNFIAGKFINHLIKKALEPKEIIPLFAIKQRKPEFIKKTFDYEVDKSLYDYANNRGFFQECKETLCHICPTKTLEETKTELSSTAKRSIESPWNEEIVFDNETRYGFAEELFLPKEDDIPANWPRSNSGVVKTWRNDYVPLKRTKPSGVNKSDKKVTPTEEKEQEAVSKSTSPAANSADTPNETGKRPLEEEKPPKENNELIGLADLVYSSIMSSDVDLRATLAHNVVLTGGTSSIPGLSDRLMTELNKILPSLKFRILTTGHTIERQYQSWLGGSILTSLGTFHQLWVGKKEYEEVGVERLLNDRFR, via the coding sequence ATGTCCAATGCTGCTTTGCAAGTTTATGGCGGCGACGAAGTTTCCGCAGTAGTCATTGATCCTGGCTCATACACAACAAATATTGGCTATTCGGGTTCTGACTTCCCTCAATCAATTCTGCCCTCTGTTTACGGTAAATACACTGCAGATGAAGGcaataagaaaatattttctgaACAATCAATTGGAAttccaagaaaagattatGAACTGAAACCTATTATCGAGAACGGTCTAGTCATAGACTGGGATACCGCACAAGAACAGTGGCAATGGGCATTGCAGAACGAACTCTATTTGAATTCCAACTCCGGAATACCAGCTCTGTTAACTGAGCCCGTTTGGAATAGCACAGAAAACAGgaaaaaatctttagaAGTGCTCTTAGAAGGCATGCAATTTGAAGCCTGTTACTTAGCACCCACATCGACATGCGTTTCTTTTGCAGCAGGTAGACCCAATTGTTTGGTTGTTGATATTGGACATGATACTTGCAGCGTCAGTCCAATAGTGGATGGTATGACATTATCAAAGAgtacaagaagaaattttattgCTGGGAAATTTATCAATCACTTGATTAAAAAGGCATTGGAACCCAAAGAAATCATACCACTTTTCGCAATCAAGCAAAGAAAACCAGagtttataaaaaaaacattcGACTATGAGGTTGATAAATCGCTGTATGATTACGCCAATAACCGAGGGTTCTTTCAAGAGTGCAAAGAAACACTTTGTCATATATGCCCAACAAaaactttggaagaaacGAAAACAGAATTAAGTTCTACGGCTAAAAGATCTATTGAAAGTCCTTGGAATGAGGAGATTGTTTTTGACAACGAAACTCGTTACGGCTTTGCTGAAGAGCTTTTCCttccaaaagaagatgacatCCCAGCAAATTGGCCTCGCTCGAACTCTGGAGTTGTGAAAACTTGGCGGAATGATTACGTGCCGCTAAAAAGAACCAAGCCAAGCGGAGTGAACAAATCAGACAAGAAAGTTACACCaactgaagaaaaggaacaGGAAGCTGTAAGCAAATCTACTTCTCCGGCTGCAAATAGTGCAGACACTCCAAATGAAACCGGTAAGAGACCgttagaagaagaaaagcctcctaaagaaaataatgaattGATTGGTCTAGCGGATCTTGTTTATTCGTCTATAATGAGCAGTGATGTGGATCTAAGAGCGACACTAGCTCATAATGTTGTCCTTACAGGCGGTACATCCTCTATTCCTGGATTAAGTGATAGGTTAATGACAGAACTAAACAAAATACTACCATCCCTTAAATTTAGAATATTAACAACAGGGCACACTATCGAAAGGCAATACCAGTCATGGCTTGGCGGTAGTATACTTACAAGTCTGGGAACATTTCACCAACTGTGGGTTGGGAAAAAGGAATACGAAGAGGTGGGCGTCGAAAGATTGCTTAACGATAGGTTTAGATAG
- the SCP160 gene encoding Scp160p (Essential RNA-binding G protein effector of mating response pathway; ligand-activated RNA-binding protein that delivers RNAs involved in polarization and perpetualizing mating signal to shmoo tip during pheromone signaling; Scp160p-mediated RNA trafficking essential for chemotropism and successful mating; mainly associated with nuclear envelope and ER, interacts in mRNA-dependent manner with translating ribosomes via multiple KH domains, similar to vertebrate vigilins) has product MSEEQTAIDSPPSTVEGSVETVTTIDSPSTTASTIAATAEEHPQLEKKPTPLPSLKDLPSLGSNAAFANVKVSWGPNMKPAVSNSPSPSPSAPSLTTGLGAKRMRSKNIQEAFTLDLQSQLSITKPELSRIVQSVKKNHDVSVESTLSKNARTFLVSGVAANVHEAKRELVKKLTKPINAVIEVPSKCKASIIGSGGRTIREISDAYEVKINVSKEVNENSYDEDMDDTTSNVSLFGDFESVNLAKAKILAIVKEETKNATIKLVVEDEKYLPYIDVSEFASDEGDEEVKVQFYKKSGDIVILGPREKAKATKTSIQDYLKKLASNLDEEKVKIPSKFQFLIDAEELKEKYNVIVTFPSTPDDELVSFVGLRDKVGEAITYARSSSKSYVVESLDISKAHSKNLTHAKNLIMYFTKYSVLKGLEESHPNVKISLPSIQSLPTAETVTIHISAKSDEANDIKAVRKELISFVNNIPPSETLVITDLDYELFGGSIKHCLLASESSVAFVQFGDYYPNDNSILLVALTEDEDFKPSIEEIQASLNKANESLNSLRTKQNNMETKTYEFSEEVQDSLFKPSSATWKLIMEDISEQEGHLQIKLHTPEENQLTVRGDEKAAKAANKIFESILNSPSSKSKMTVNIPANSVARLIGNKGSNLQQIREKFACQIDIPNEENNNASKDKTVEVTLTGLEYNLTHAKKYLAAEAKKWADIITKELIVPVKFHGSLIGPHGTYRNRLQEKYNVFINFPRDNEIVTIRGPSRGVNKAHEELKALLDFEMENGHKMVINVPAEHVPRIIGKNGDNINDIRAEYGVEMDFLQKSTDPKAQETGEVELEITGSRQNIKDAAKRVESIVAEASDFVTEVLKIDHKYHKSIVGSGGHILREIISKAGGEEIRNKSVDIPNADSENKDITVQGPQKFVKKVVEEINKIVKDAENSVTKTIDIPAERKGALIGPGGIVRRQLESEFNINLFVPNKDDPSGKITITGAPENVEKAEKKILNEIIRENFDREVDVPASIYEYVSERGAFIQKLRMDLSVNVRFGNTSKKANKLARAPIEIPLEKVCGSTEGENAEKTKFTIEEVGAPTSSEEGDITMRLTYEPIDLSSILSDGEEKEVTKDTSNDSAKKEEALDTAVKLIKERIAKAPSATYAGYVWGADTRRFNMIVGPGGSNIKKIREAADVIINVPRKSDKVNDVVYIRGTKAGVEKAGEMVLKSLRR; this is encoded by the coding sequence ATGTCTGAAGAACAAACCGCTATTGACTCTCCCCCTTCCACTGTCGAAGGATCTGTTGAAACCGTAACTACCATTGATTCGCCAAGTACTACTGCCTCCACTATTGCTGCTACCGCTGAAGAACATCCTCAGTTGGAGAAAAAGCCAACTCCATTGCCATCTTTGAAGGATCTTCCTTCTTTGGGTTCAAATGCTGCCTTCGCGAACGTTAAGGTTAGCTGGGGCCCAAACATGAAACCTGCTGTCTCTAACTCGCCATCACCTTCCCCTTCTGCTCCTTCATTGACTACTGGCCTTGGGGCCAAGAGGATGCGTTCAAAGAACATCCAAGAGGCTTTCACTTTGGACCTGCAATCTCAGTTGTCAATCACCAAACCTGAATTATCTCGTATTGTCCAATCTGTTAAGAAAAATCATGATGTTTCTGTTGAATCAACTCTTTCTAAGAATGCTCGTACCTTTTTGGTTTCTGGTGTAGCTGCTAACGTTCATGAAGCAAAGAGAGAGTTAGTGAAGAAATTAACAAAACCAATCAATGCTGTCATCGAGGTCCCATCCAAATGTAAAGCCAGTATTATCGGTTCAGGTGGTAGAACTATTCGTGAAATTAGTGATGCCTACGAAGTTAAAATCAATGTCTCAAAGGAAGTCAATGAAAACTCATATGATGAAGACATGGATGATACTACAAGTAACGTTTCTTTATTTGGTGATTTTGAATCGGTCAACTTGGCTAAGGCTAAAATCTTGGCCATTGTTAAGGAAGAAACCAAGAATGCCACAATCAAATTAGTcgttgaagatgaaaaatacCTACCATACATTGATGTTTCCGAGTTTGCCTCCGATGAGGGTGATGAAGAGGTCAAAGTCCAATTCTATAAAAAATCGGGTGATATTGTCATATTGGGTCCTCgtgaaaaagcaaaagcCACGAAGACATCTATTCAagattatttgaaaaaattagctTCTAATTTGGACGAAGAAAAGGTCAAGATTCCATCCAAGTTCCAGTTTTTGATTGATGCAGAAgaactaaaagaaaaatacaatgTCATTGTCACTTTCCCATCAACTCCTGATGATGAGCTTGTGTCATTTGTCGGTTTGCGCGATAAGGTTGGTGAAGCTATCACCTATGCCAGATCGTCTTCAAAGAGCTATGTGGTTGAATCTTTAGATATTTCCAAGGCTCATAGTAAGAATCTGACCCATGCCAAAAATCTAATCATGTATTTCACCAAGTACTCCGTTTTAAAGGGTCTTGAAGAATCTCATCCTAATGTTAAAATATCTTTACCATCCATACAGTCATTGCCAACAGCTGAAACTGTTACCATCCACATCAGCGCAAAATCTGATGAGGCAAACGATATCAAGGCCGTTCGTAAAGAattgatttcttttgtGAACAATATTCCACCTTCCGAAACCCTGGTTATCACAGATTTGGATTACGAGTTGTTCGGCGGGTCTATTAAACATTGTTTATTAGCTTCCGAAAGCAGCGTTGCCTTTGTTCAATTCGGTGATTATTATCCAAATGATAACAGTATTTTACTTGTTGCTTTAactgaagatgaagatttCAAGCCATCTATTGAAGAGATTCAAGCATCTTTGAACAAGGCCAATGAGTCATTAAACTCTCTACGTACTAAACAAAACAACATGGAGACTAAAACTTACGAATTTTCCGAGGAGGTTCAAGACTCATTGTTTAAACCATCTTCCGCTACATGGAAATTGATTATGGAGGACATTTCTGAACAAGAAGGCCACCTTCAAATTAAACTACATACCCCTGAAGAAAATCAGTTAACTGTTAGAGGTGATGAAAAAGCTGCCAAAGCTGctaacaaaatttttgaatctaTTTTGAATTCTCCATCGAGCAAAAGCAAAATGACTGTTAATATTCCAGCCAACTCAGTTGCCAGATTAATTGGTAACAAGGGCTCCAACCTACAACAAATTCGTGAGAAGTTTGCCTGCCAAATTGATATTCCAAACGAAGAGAACAATAATGCTTCGAAAGATAAGACTGTCGAAGTTACTTTGACTGGTTTAGAATACAACTTGACTCATGCCAAGAAATATTTGGCTGCCGAAGCCAAAAAATGGGCTGATATCATCACAAAGGAACTAATTGTTCCAGTTAAGTTTCATGGTAGTCTGATTGGTCCACACGGTACTTATCGTAACCGTTTGCaggaaaaatacaatgTCTTCATTAACTTCCCAAGAGACAATGAAATTGTCACCATTAGAGGCCCTTCTCGTGGTGTCAATAAAGCTCatgaagaattgaaagcTCTGttagattttgaaatggAGAACGGACATAAGATGGTTATTAATGTTCCAGCTGAGCACGTCCCAAGAATTATCGGTAAGAATGGTGACAATATCAACGACATCAGAGCTGAATACGGTGTTGAGATGGATTTCTTACAAAAGAGCACCGATCCAAAGGCTCAGGAAACTGGTGAGGTTGAACTGGAGATCACTGGTTCTAGACAAAACATAAAAGATGCCGCCAAACGTGTGGAATCCATTGTTGCCGAAGCCTCCGATTTTGTCACTGAAGTCTTGAAAATTGATCACAAATACCATAAGTCAATTGTTGGTAGCGGTGGTCATATTTTAAGAGAAATTATCTCCAAGGCTGGTGGTGAAGAAATTAGAAATAAGTCTGTTGATATTCCTAACGCAGACTCCGAAAATAAAGACATTACCGTACAAGGTCCTCAAAAGTTTGTCAAAAAGGTTGTCGAGGAAATTAACAAGATTGTCAAGGATGCTGAAAATAGTGTTACTAAGACCATTGATATTCCAGCAGAAAGAAAGGGTGCTTTGATTGGCCCTGGTGGGATTGTTCGTCGTCAACTAGAATCCGAATTTAACATTAACTTATTCGTTCCTAATAAGGATGACCCTAGCGGCAAAATAACTATTACCGGTGCACCAGAAAATGTCGAGAAAGCTGAGAAGAAAATCTTGAATGAAATAATCAGGGAAAATTTTGACCGAGAAGTCGATGTTCCTGCCTCCATTTATGAATATGTTTCAGAACGTGGTGCTTTCATACAAAAGTTGAGAATGGATTTATCCGTCAATGTAAGATTTGGTAACACCTCAAAGAAGGCTAACAAATTAGCTCGTGCTCCAATCGAAATTCCTCTAGAGAAAGTCTGTGGATCTACCGAAGGCGAAAATGCAGAAAAGACTAAATTTACCATCGAAGAAGTCGGTGCACCAACTTCTTCCGAGGAAGGTGATATTACCATGAGGTTGACATATGAACCAATTGATTTGAGTAGCATTCTCTCTGACggtgaagaaaaggaagtcACAAAGGACACTTCAAACGATTCCGCtaagaaggaagaagctCTCGATACTGCTGTTAAGTTGattaaagaaagaattgCCAAGGCACCATCTGCTACATATGCCGGTTACGTCTGGGGTGCTGATACCAGAAGATTCAATATGATTGTTGGCCCAGGTGGTTCTAACATCAAAAAGATTAGAGAAGCGGCCGACGTTATCATCAACGTCCCAAGGAAGTCTGACAAAGTCAATGATGTTGTGTACATTAGAGGTACCAAAGCTGGTGTCGAAAAGGCCGGTGAAATGGTTTTGAAATCCTTAAGAAGATAG
- the PRY1 gene encoding sterol-binding protein (Lipid binding protein; binds to both free fatty acids with preference for saturated long-chain fatty acids and to sterols; contains two independent lipid-binding sites; involved in the export of free fatty acids and acetylated sterols; export functions are redundant with PRY2, and PRY3; important for survival of cells that accumulate free fatty acids; involved in detoxification of hydrophobic compounds; secreted glycoprotein and member of the CAP/SCP protein superfamily): MKLSKLSILTSALATSALAAPAVVTVTEHAHEAAVVTVQGVVYVENGQTRTTYETLAPASTATPTSTATALVAPPVAPSSASSNSDVVLSALKNLASVWGKTTDSTTTLTSSESTSQSLAQATTTSTPAAASTTSTPAATTTTSQAAATSSASSSDSDLSDFASSVLAEHNKKRALHKDTPALSWSDTLASYAQDYADNYDCSGTLTHSGGPYGENLALGYDGPAAVDAWYNEISNYDFSNPGFSSNTGHFTQVVWKSTTQVGCGIKTCGGAWGDYVICSYDPAGNYEGEYADNVEPLA, translated from the coding sequence ATGAAACTTTCTAAATTATCGATCTTAACCTCCGCCTTAGCCACGTCTGCATTGGCCGCTCCTGCCGTTGTTACTGTCACTGAACACGCCCATGAGGCTGCAGTCGTTACTGTGCAAGGCGTAGTTTATGTCGAAAACGGCCAAACACGTACAACTTACGAAACACTAGCTCCTGCTTCCACTGCCACTCCAACTTCTACAGCTACAGCTTTGGTTGCTCCCCCTGTCGCTCCTTCCTCTGCTTCCAGCAATTCCGATGTGGTCTTGTCTGCTTTGAAGAACTTAGCCTCTGTTTGGGGTAAAACTACCGATTCAACGACCACGTTGACATCTTCTGAATCTACATCGCAATCGTTGGCTCAAGCTACTACGACTTCTACACCCGCTGCTGCTTCCACCACTTCCACACCCGCTGCTACCACCACCACTTCTCAAGCCGCTGCTACTAGCTCAGCATCGTCTTCGGATAGTGACCTGTCAGATTTTGCCTCTTCTGTGTTGGCTGAACACAACAAGAAGAGAGCTTTGCACAAGGACACACCAGCTTTGTCCTGGTCCGATACTTTGGCCTCCTACGCTCAAGACTATGCTGACAACTATGATTGCTCCGGCACTTTGACCCATTCTGGCGGTCCATACGGTGAAAACTTGGCTTTGGGTTATGACGGCCCAGCTGCCGTCGACGCTTGGTACAATGAAATTTCCAACTACGACTTCTCGAATCCAGGCTTTTCAAGTAACACTGGCCACTTTACTCAAGTCGTTTGGAAGTCCACCACCCAAGTTGGTTGTGGCATCAAAACCTGTGGCGGTGCATGGGGTGACTATGTCATCTGTAGTTACGACCCCGCAGGAAACTACGAAGGCGAATACGCCGATAATGTCGAGCCCCTAGCTTAA
- the PRY3 gene encoding Pry3p (GPI-anchored cell wall protein involved in export of sterols; redundant role with PRY1 and PRY2 in the export of free fatty acids; role in mating efficiency; expression of full-length transcript is daughter cell-specific; in response to alpha factor, a short transcript starting at +452 is expressed and the long form is repressed by Ste12p; member of the CAP protein superfamily (cysteine-rich secretory proteins (CRISP), antigen 5, and pathogenesis related 1 proteins)), with amino-acid sequence MLEFPISVLLGCLVAVKAQTTFPNFESDVLNEHNKFRALHVDTAPLTWSDTLATYAQNYADQYDCSGVLTHSDGPYGENLALGYTDTGAVDAWYGEISKYNYSNPGFSESTGHFTQVVWKSTAEIGCGYKYCGTTWNNYIVCSYNPPGNYLGEFAEEVEPLISTVSSSSSSSSSTSTTSDTVSTISSSIMPAVAQGYTTTVSSAASSSSLKSTTINPAKTATLTASSSTVITSSTESVGSSTVSSASSSSVTTSYATSSSTVVSSDATSSTTTTSSVATSSSTTSSDPTSSTAAASSSDPASSSAAASSSASTENAASSSSAISSSSSMVSAPLSSTLTTSTASSRSVTSNSVNSVKFANTTVFSAQTTSSVSASLSSSVAADDIQGSTSKEATSSVSEHTSIVTSATNAAQYATRLGSSSRSSSGAVSSSAVSQSVLNSVIAVNTDVSVTSVSSTAHTTKDTATTSVTASESITSETAQASSSTEKNISNSAATSSSIYSNSASVSGHGVTYAAEYAITSEQSSALATSVPATNCSSIVKTTTLENSSTTTITAITKSTTTLATTANNSTRAATAVTIDPTLDPTDNSASPTDNAKHTSTYGSSSTGASLDSLRTTTSISVSSNTTQLVSTCTSESDYSDSPSFAISTATTTESNLITNTITASCSTDSNFPTSAASSTDETAFTRTISTSCSTLNGASTQTSELTTSPMKTNTVVPASSFPSTTTTCLENDDTAFSSIYTEVNAATIINPGETSSLASDFATSEKPNEPTSVKSTSNEGTSSTTTTYQQTVATLYAKPSSTSLGARTTTGSNGRSTTSQQDGSAMHQPTSSIYTQLKEGTSTTAKLSAYEGAATPLSIFQCNSLAGTIAAFVVAVLFAF; translated from the coding sequence ATGCTGGAGTTTCCAATATCAGTTCTGCTAGGATGCCTAGTAGCCGTCAAGGCACAAACCACGTTTCCAAACTTCGAGAGCGATGTGCTGAACGAGCATAACAAGTTCAGAGCGCTACATGTTGACACAGCGCCGCTCACCTGGTCCGACACTCTGGCCACCTATGCGCAGAACTACGCCGACCAATATGATTGTTCGGGTGTCTTAACGCATTCCGATGGCCCATATGGTGAGAACCTTGCCCTTGGTTACACAGACACGGGAGCGGTGGACGCCTGGTACGGGGAGATAAGCAAGTATAATTATTCAAATCCCGGATTTTCTGAATCCACGGGTCACTTCACACAGGTGGTTTGGAAGTCAACCGCCGAGATTGGATGTGGTTATAAATATTGTGGTACGACATGGAACAATTATATTGTGTGCTCCTACAACCCTCCTGGAAACTACCTGGGTGAGTTTGCAGAGGAAGTGGAACCACTTATAAGCACTGTTTCCTCGTCCTCATCCTCGTCCTCTTCTACCTCAACTACATCAGACACAGTCTCCACCATCTCATCCAGTATTATGCCCGCTGTAGCGCAAGGGTATACAACAACGGTATCGTCTGCGGCTAGCAGCAGTTCTTTAAAATCGACGACCATAAACCCTGCCAAGACCGCTACCCTCACTGCGTCCTCTTCTACCGTAATTACTAGTAGCACAGAATCAGTTGGATCCTCCACTGTCTCATCAGCCTCAAGCTCTTCTGTCACTACTTCCTATGCTACCTCCTCGAGTACCGTCGTCTCTAGTGATGCTACTTCATCCACTACCACCACCTCATCGGTTGCTACATCGTCCAGTACCACTTCTTCCGACCCTACCTCGAGCACTGCTgctgcttcttcttctgatCCTGCCTCAAGTTCCGCTGCCGCTTCCTCCAGCGCGAGTACCGAGAACGCCGCTTCTTCTAGCAGCGCCATCTCGAGCTCTTCATCAATGGTTTCTGCTCCTTTGAGTAGTACTCTTACTACTTCCACCGCAAGCTCCAGAAGTGTAACTTCCAATTCAGTTAATTCTGTTAAGTTTGCAAACACAACTGTGTTTTCTGCTCAAACAACCTCTTCTGTAAGCGCctcattatcatcatctgTAGCTGCTGACGATATTCAGGGTAGCACTTCCAAGGAGGCCACAAGCTCAGTTTCCGAACATACTAGTATAGTAACTAGTGCAACTAATGCTGCCCAATATGCAACGAGACTTGGGTCATCTTCCAGAAGTTCTTCCGGGGCCGTCTCTTCCTCAGCTGTGTCGCAATCTGTTCTGAATTCCGTTATAGCCGTCAACACCGACGTATCTGTAACCTCAGTTAGTAGCACAGCCCATACCACAAAGGACACCGCCACCACTTCAGTAACCGCCTCAGAAAGTATCACTTCGGAAACTGCTCAGGCTTCAAGTTCAACAGAGAAGAATATTAGTAACAGTGCCGCCACATCGAGTAGCATTTACTCCAACAGTGCTTCTGTGTCAGGACACGGTGTAACATACGCTGCCGAATACGCCATTACATCCGAGCAATCCTCTGCGCTTGCCACATCTGTGCCTGCTACAAATTGCTCTAGTATCGTGAAGACCACAActttagaaaattcgaGTACCACAACCATCACAGCCATTACTAAGAGTACTACAACCTTGGCCACTACTGCTAACAACTCCACAAGGGCAGCTACCGCAGTAACCATAGATCCCACATTGGACCCTACCGACAACTCAGCTAGTCCAACCGACAATGCTAAACACACCTCTACATATGGATCTTCTTCCACAGGCGCATCTTTAGATAGCTTACGCACAACCACCAGTATTAGTGTCTCAAGCAACACCACACAGTTAGTCTCTACCTGCACTTCCGAGAGCGATTATTCCGATAGTCCTAGCTTCGCCATCTCCACTGCCACCACCACTGAAAGCAATCTGATCACAAACACCATCACAGCTTCTTGTAGTACGGATAGTAATTTCCCTACCTCCGCTGCTTCTTCTACAGATGAGACGGCCTTCACTAGAACAATCTCGACATCTTGTAGCACTTTGAACGGCGCCTCAACCCAAACCAGTGAGCTAACCACATCGCCTATGAAAACCAACACGGTGGTTccagcttcttctttcccTTCAACTACAACCACTTGTCTAGAAAATGATGACACTGCCTTTTCTAGTATCTACACTGAAGTCAACGCCGCAACTATCATTAACCCCGGAGAAACATCTTCTCTCGCTAGCGATTTCGCCACATCTGAAAAGCCAAACGAGCCCACTTCTGTCAAATCCACCTCAAACGAAGGCACCTCTTCCACAACAACAACCTACCAACAGACTGTTGCTACACTGTATGCCAAGCCCTCCAGCACAAGCCTAGGTGCAAGAACAACTACTGGTAGCAACGGTCGTTCAACTACCAGCCAACAAGACGGGTCTGCCATGCATCAGCCAACTTCCTCGATCTACACTCAACTAAAAGAAGGCACATCAACCACCGCAAAACTTTCTGCATACGAAGGTGCTGCAACACCTCTTTCCATTTTCCAGTGCAATAGTCTAGCTGGAACGATTGCCGCTTTTGTCGTAGCTGTTCTGTTCGCCTTCTAG
- a CDS encoding uncharacterized protein (hypothetical protein; identified by gene-trapping, microarray-based expression analysis, and genome-wide homology searching), which produces MPILVWQLPKSKKLKTLKYRICFREFFDRVET; this is translated from the coding sequence ATGCCGATATTGGTTTGGCAACTACCGAAAAGCAAGAAGCTAAAAACTTTGAAGTATAGAATATGTTTTAGAGAATTCTTCGACCGAGTTGAAACATGA
- the ICS3 gene encoding Ics3p (Protein with a role in copper homeostasis; possible role in vacuolar sorting and processing of secretory proteins; null mutants are hypersensitive to sortin2) yields MHISLPTRNKSYFRIRTRTYQIGLYHSDSSPIRDISVLHLLIATLCTIFFPIFFSLSKVQVVQWQGTTISKNCIALTMSFPLNAIPGMYLIIAFPRLQTVIPLQRNTPVRITKSVIVKGAVSVPRISSPMH; encoded by the coding sequence ATGCACATATCGCTCCCTACGAGAAACAAATCTTATTTTCGAATACGTACACGTACATATCAAATAGGCTTATATCATTCTGACTCTTCACCAATCAGGGACATATCAGTACTACATCTGTTAATAGCAACGTTATgcactattttttttccaatttttttttcgttgaGTAAAGTTCAGGTCGTACAGTGGCAAGGAACGACTATTTCTAAAAACTGTATTGCCTTAACCATGTCTTTCCCCTTGAACGCTATCCCTGGCATGTATCTGATAATTGCTTTCCCTCGTCTACAAACAGTAATTCCCCTGCAGCGAAATACTCCTGTTCGAATTACGAAATCGGTGATAGTGAAAGGCGCAGTGAGCGTGCCACGGATCTCCTCTCCGATGCACTAG
- a CDS encoding uncharacterized protein (hypothetical protein; mRNA identified as translated by ribosome profiling data; completely overlaps the verified gene YJL077C/ICS3), with protein MPGIAFKGKDMVKAIQFLEIVVPCHCTT; from the coding sequence ATGCCAGGGATAGCGTTCAAGGGGAAAGACATGGTTAAGGCAATACAGTTTTTAGAAATAGTCGTTCCTTGCCACTGTACGACCTGA